One genomic window of Cupriavidus metallidurans CH34 includes the following:
- a CDS encoding replication initiation protein — translation MSNLPKNIQEQLGFDIFNAVREELGPSTAITESTRDIGYRKTNVLIDVTPMSLVARRAINALWLTVSENPDLEHYDIELGYFKWLAKFETSNNVAHLKKALRECQSSSVQVSVERKGGGDPQWVSVPLLGSVGIAGGRVVFKVDEMIRRQLKDPKRYTYLSLRMSAALSQYAYILYERLGALRFMGTTNWLPIEEVRKWVNADAVKSLTEYKQFKRLVLDKNIAQINELTDLYVEYETKTAQGSRRVAAIRFKLRDNAEGKLVLDFAQPHELKDLYETLVKGFGLSTRQINEIISNREVNTDERIRAAIELVRYRVKVGGVKSPGAYLMTAIKEGWALSEMEREAAFGSPAEAVPSKPMVPVAEIEFARNLERDIEEGLAIFASMTDDERLAVLDGLYKETTFQMAARRQKVKARPDEAAIMARKALKVELAQYVKRQAEEQKAA, via the coding sequence ATGTCTAATCTCCCAAAAAACATCCAGGAGCAGCTGGGTTTCGATATCTTCAACGCTGTCCGCGAGGAGCTCGGGCCTAGTACCGCAATCACTGAATCCACGCGCGACATTGGGTACCGCAAAACCAATGTTCTGATTGACGTCACCCCTATGTCCCTCGTGGCAAGGCGGGCCATCAATGCGTTGTGGCTCACGGTGTCGGAGAACCCGGATCTTGAGCATTACGATATCGAGCTCGGCTACTTCAAATGGCTCGCTAAGTTCGAAACATCGAACAACGTCGCGCACCTCAAGAAGGCCCTGCGCGAGTGCCAGAGCTCATCGGTTCAAGTCTCTGTTGAGCGCAAGGGCGGCGGCGACCCGCAATGGGTGTCAGTGCCGCTTCTTGGTTCTGTAGGGATCGCAGGCGGGCGCGTTGTGTTCAAGGTCGACGAGATGATCCGTCGACAACTCAAAGATCCGAAGCGCTATACCTATCTATCCTTGCGCATGTCTGCGGCACTCAGCCAGTACGCGTACATCCTGTATGAGCGTTTGGGCGCCCTTCGATTCATGGGGACTACGAACTGGCTTCCGATCGAAGAGGTCAGGAAGTGGGTCAATGCTGACGCGGTCAAATCACTCACCGAGTACAAGCAGTTCAAGCGGTTGGTTCTGGATAAGAACATTGCCCAAATCAATGAACTGACCGATCTCTACGTTGAGTACGAAACGAAGACCGCGCAGGGTTCGCGACGCGTTGCGGCGATTCGATTCAAGCTTAGGGACAACGCAGAGGGCAAGCTCGTTCTGGACTTTGCGCAACCACATGAGCTGAAGGATCTGTATGAGACTCTCGTTAAGGGCTTTGGGCTGAGCACCAGGCAGATCAATGAGATCATCAGCAATCGCGAAGTGAACACGGATGAGCGAATCCGTGCGGCGATTGAGCTCGTGAGGTACCGAGTCAAAGTTGGAGGGGTGAAATCGCCTGGTGCCTACCTAATGACCGCGATCAAAGAGGGTTGGGCACTTAGCGAAATGGAGCGCGAGGCGGCGTTTGGTAGCCCAGCCGAAGCAGTCCCGAGTAAGCCAATGGTACCGGTCGCTGAGATCGAGTTTGCGCGCAATCTTGAGCGCGATATCGAAGAAGGTCTGGCTATCTTCGCCTCGATGACGGACGACGAACGACTTGCTGTCCTTGATGGACTGTACAAGGAGACTACGTTCCAGATGGCTGCGCGGCGGCAGAAGGTAAAGGCTAGGCCGGATGAGGCGGCAATCATGGCTCGTAAGGCACTGAAGGTCGAACTGGCCCAATACGTGAAGCGACAGGCAGAGGAACAGAAGGCTGCCTGA